One part of the Microvirga sp. TS319 genome encodes these proteins:
- a CDS encoding ABC transporter ATP-binding protein, with the protein MHMPSLLSIQDLEVSFRTEDGDVTPVRGVTLSVAPGETVALVGESGSGKSVTSLAIMGLLPRFTGRVSGGRILFRQRSGTIADLSALPLPELRKLRGAEIAMVFQEPMTSLNPVLTIGEQIAEPIRLHMGLGHAAALKRAEEMLDLVEIPDARRRVREYPHQMSGGMRQRVMIALAMSCNPSLLIADEPTTALDVTIQAQILALIQRLQREVGMGVLFITHNLGVVAEIADRVTVMYAGQVVETGTVGEIFRTPRHPYTSALLNCLPARARRGADGRRLVQSIPGSIGRVQDGCAFAPRCDRAVGPCRLGAVALETEMDRSVRCLRWREIAA; encoded by the coding sequence ATGCATATGCCTTCACTCCTATCGATTCAGGATCTTGAGGTCAGCTTTCGCACCGAGGACGGAGACGTCACACCCGTGCGCGGGGTGACGCTTTCCGTCGCTCCGGGAGAAACCGTCGCTCTCGTGGGCGAATCGGGCTCAGGAAAATCCGTGACGAGCCTCGCCATCATGGGTTTGCTGCCGCGTTTCACCGGGCGCGTTTCCGGGGGAAGGATTCTGTTCCGCCAACGGTCCGGAACAATTGCCGACCTTTCGGCCCTGCCGCTGCCCGAGTTGCGCAAGCTGCGCGGCGCGGAGATCGCGATGGTCTTCCAAGAGCCGATGACGAGCCTCAACCCGGTCCTGACTATCGGTGAACAGATCGCCGAACCCATTCGCTTGCATATGGGGCTCGGCCACGCTGCGGCCCTCAAGCGGGCGGAAGAGATGCTCGATCTTGTGGAGATCCCGGACGCCAGACGGCGTGTCCGCGAATACCCGCATCAGATGTCGGGCGGGATGCGTCAGAGAGTGATGATCGCGCTGGCCATGTCCTGCAATCCTTCGCTGCTCATCGCGGATGAGCCGACCACGGCCCTCGATGTGACCATTCAGGCTCAGATCCTTGCGCTCATTCAACGCCTTCAGCGGGAGGTCGGCATGGGCGTGCTGTTCATCACCCACAATCTCGGTGTCGTCGCCGAGATCGCAGATCGGGTGACTGTCATGTATGCCGGCCAGGTCGTCGAGACCGGCACGGTCGGGGAGATCTTCCGCACACCACGCCATCCCTACACGAGCGCATTGTTGAACTGCCTGCCCGCCCGCGCCCGGCGCGGAGCAGATGGACGACGCCTGGTGCAGTCGATCCCCGGTTCGATCGGGAGAGTTCAGGACGGCTGCGCCTTCGCGCCACGCTGCGACCGGGCGGTTGGCCCGTGCCGCCTGGGTGCGGTCGCGCTGGAAACCGAGATGGATCGCAGCGTGCGCTGTCTGAGATGGCGGGAGATCGCCGCGTGA
- a CDS encoding LysE/ArgO family amino acid transporter, with the protein MTIPFFAGFMLGLSLILVIGAQNAFVLRLGLKGEHVLPVVLTCALSDAALILVGVAGFAHLNAIMPWVEPVMRYAGAAFLIVYGVRSFRSAFSTTAGLKVSGTTSMTLQGALLTCLALTWLNPHVYLDTVVLIGTISTQFDEGRGLFALGAMLASVTFFFSLGYGARLLRPFFARPGTWRVLDAGIGLVMWATAARVLLPSGPG; encoded by the coding sequence ATGACGATTCCTTTCTTCGCAGGTTTTATGCTGGGTTTGAGCCTGATCCTCGTCATTGGGGCGCAGAACGCTTTCGTTCTGCGTCTGGGCCTAAAGGGCGAGCATGTCCTTCCGGTCGTCCTGACTTGCGCCCTGTCCGATGCCGCGCTGATCCTGGTCGGGGTTGCCGGATTTGCTCATCTGAACGCCATCATGCCCTGGGTCGAGCCAGTCATGCGATATGCAGGCGCGGCTTTTCTCATCGTGTACGGTGTTCGTAGTTTCAGATCTGCGTTCTCCACCACGGCGGGCCTGAAGGTTTCAGGAACAACCTCGATGACCCTTCAAGGCGCTCTGCTCACCTGTTTGGCGCTCACCTGGCTCAACCCACACGTCTACCTTGATACGGTCGTGCTGATCGGAACGATCTCGACGCAGTTCGACGAGGGGCGGGGGCTGTTCGCGCTCGGGGCCATGCTTGCATCCGTCACTTTCTTCTTCTCGCTTGGCTACGGTGCACGCCTGCTACGCCCTTTCTTCGCTCGACCCGGGACGTGGCGGGTTCTCGATGCGGGCATCGGTCTCGTGATGTGGGCCACCGCGGCAAGGGTGCTGCTGCCTTCAGGGCCGGGATAG
- a CDS encoding ABC transporter permease — MARSPFLLFLRLMFRRRLVFFAFIVLCVIMLMALLAPWVAPYEPTAIKVIRRLKPPSELNWLGTDEFGRDILSRIIYGARASLGIGFAVVLVSMTFGTLFGLLAGYFRSLDGAIMRAVDASMALPDILLAIFLVAVLGASAFNVVLALSIVYTPRVIRVVRASTLVIRELPFVEAARALGVSTRRILSVHIFLNVASPVLVQATFIYAYAVLAEAALSFLGAGVPPELPTWGTMIASGQQYADQAFWVVLFPGIAIVSAALSLQIVGDGLRDMLDPKLRKAL, encoded by the coding sequence ATGGCACGATCCCCCTTCCTCCTGTTTCTCCGTCTCATGTTCCGGCGGAGACTCGTTTTCTTCGCCTTCATCGTGCTGTGCGTCATCATGCTGATGGCGCTCCTTGCTCCTTGGGTCGCTCCCTACGAACCGACGGCCATCAAGGTCATTCGCCGTCTCAAGCCGCCAAGCGAGCTGAACTGGCTGGGTACCGACGAGTTCGGACGGGATATTCTGTCGCGGATCATCTATGGCGCCCGCGCTTCGCTTGGTATCGGGTTCGCCGTGGTACTCGTCTCGATGACGTTCGGTACGCTGTTCGGCCTCCTTGCCGGATACTTCCGGTCTCTCGATGGTGCCATCATGCGGGCTGTCGACGCGTCAATGGCGCTTCCCGATATTCTGCTGGCGATTTTTCTGGTCGCCGTCCTTGGAGCGTCTGCTTTCAATGTCGTACTCGCACTGTCCATCGTCTACACGCCGCGGGTCATCCGTGTCGTGCGTGCCTCGACCCTGGTGATCCGCGAATTGCCGTTCGTCGAGGCCGCTCGCGCATTGGGTGTCTCGACACGGCGGATTCTGTCCGTTCATATCTTCCTGAATGTCGCCTCGCCGGTTCTGGTGCAGGCGACCTTCATCTACGCCTATGCCGTCTTGGCCGAGGCCGCCCTCTCCTTCCTGGGCGCGGGCGTGCCCCCGGAACTGCCGACCTGGGGGACCATGATCGCTTCCGGGCAGCAATATGCGGACCAGGCCTTCTGGGTCGTACTCTTTCCAGGCATCGCCATCGTGTCGGCTGCCCTCTCGCTTCAGATCGTCGGCGATGGACTGCGAGACATGCTCGACCCCAAACTCCGGAAGGCGCTGTGA
- a CDS encoding ABC transporter permease, translating to MWLKLIRRLGSLIIVMFLVATMVFFLTRLAPGDPAALMLGDQATPEDIARLREVYGLDKPILVQFALWLKEISTGNLGQSIFLQRPVIQAIAERAEPTFFLALLAVLIAALVGIPAGIVSAVWRGRLVDQTVSGLAMLAANIPSFWLGLIFIQLFAVRLGWFPVAGYGEPGAAFMERILHLALPATVLGIANSALIVRFTRASMLDVLNDDYVRTARSKGLSEARVILHHAFRNALVPIITVVGLTAALLVGGAIVTETVFGLPGIGNLVVSAVLRRDYPVIQGALIVVAGIYVLINLLIDIIYTFVDPRVRY from the coding sequence ATGTGGCTCAAGCTCATCCGGCGTCTCGGCAGCCTCATCATCGTGATGTTTTTGGTCGCCACGATGGTCTTCTTTCTCACCCGGTTGGCGCCGGGGGATCCGGCAGCTCTCATGTTGGGGGACCAGGCAACTCCTGAGGATATCGCTCGGCTACGGGAGGTCTACGGGCTCGACAAGCCGATCCTCGTTCAATTCGCGCTGTGGCTCAAGGAGATCTCGACGGGAAATCTCGGCCAGTCGATCTTCCTGCAGCGTCCTGTGATCCAGGCGATCGCGGAACGGGCAGAACCCACCTTTTTCCTGGCGCTCTTGGCTGTTCTCATTGCCGCGCTGGTCGGCATTCCGGCCGGCATCGTCTCCGCCGTGTGGCGTGGTCGTCTTGTGGATCAGACCGTCAGCGGTCTCGCCATGCTGGCAGCGAATATCCCGAGTTTCTGGCTCGGTCTGATCTTCATTCAGCTCTTCGCTGTCCGGCTCGGTTGGTTTCCTGTCGCCGGATACGGCGAGCCGGGCGCCGCATTCATGGAACGCATCCTTCATCTGGCACTGCCCGCGACCGTTCTCGGAATCGCCAATTCCGCTCTGATCGTCCGCTTCACACGAGCCAGCATGCTCGACGTGCTCAATGACGATTATGTCCGTACCGCACGTTCGAAGGGGCTATCCGAAGCACGCGTGATTCTGCATCACGCCTTCCGCAATGCCCTCGTTCCGATCATCACCGTTGTCGGTCTCACGGCCGCCCTGCTGGTTGGCGGCGCGATCGTCACCGAAACCGTATTCGGGCTTCCGGGCATTGGAAATCTCGTGGTTTCGGCCGTGCTGCGCCGGGACTACCCTGTCATCCAGGGTGCGCTCATCGTCGTGGCCGGGATCTACGTGCTGATCAACCTGCTGATCGACATCATTTACACCTTTGTCGATCCTCGCGTGCGGTATTGA
- a CDS encoding ABC transporter substrate-binding protein has product MKDRQDRTGALTRRGLGLVATGMAAAALFAPNPVWAQAATSANLAMVGEPQSLDPMASTADLVGLIMQHVYEPLFTFDAQWAVQPMLAAEMPKISADGKTYTIEIRKDVKLHNGRALDAEDVVASLKRWVEMTPRGKGLAKSIASISAKGPLTVEIALSEVQPALLAHLALPSGFAAIMAKESIANPLIEFIGTGPYKFRERKPDQYVVMVKHDGYTPRTEPASGYAGKREAKIDELRFIPVPNANTRVEGVVAGQYQFADQLPVESNKRVSSASGVTAVVTMPYGFPYVPVNTKQGPMADPKIRQAFQMALNAEELLLAGFGDPKFYQVAGEHFPKGSPFYSTGGTDKYNKGDAESAKKLLAEAKYDGTPIRILNSKQYDFHNRIALVLAEELKAAGFNVSLDVVDWATLIQRRGDPALWDVYITHSAFLPEPMLSPPQLGDGAPGWWQTPAKEAALAAFNSEPDPAKRGALWGKVQQVVYDEVPYIRVGNFAALSGVSAKMKGYTPMPWPAFWNVELAK; this is encoded by the coding sequence GAGGCGCGGACTTGGTCTTGTTGCAACCGGAATGGCTGCAGCCGCCTTGTTCGCGCCGAACCCGGTTTGGGCACAGGCGGCGACCAGTGCCAATCTGGCCATGGTCGGCGAGCCACAATCTCTGGATCCGATGGCATCCACGGCCGATCTCGTCGGCCTTATCATGCAACATGTCTACGAGCCGCTGTTTACCTTCGATGCTCAATGGGCAGTCCAGCCGATGCTGGCTGCCGAGATGCCAAAGATATCGGCCGACGGGAAAACCTACACCATCGAGATCCGCAAGGACGTGAAGCTCCACAACGGACGCGCCCTTGATGCCGAGGACGTCGTCGCCTCCCTCAAGCGGTGGGTCGAGATGACTCCGCGCGGCAAGGGGCTTGCCAAGAGCATTGCCTCGATTTCCGCGAAAGGACCGCTGACGGTCGAGATCGCTCTCTCGGAGGTCCAGCCGGCGCTGCTGGCCCATCTCGCACTCCCGTCCGGTTTCGCCGCCATCATGGCGAAGGAGTCCATTGCCAACCCTCTCATCGAGTTCATCGGCACCGGCCCCTACAAGTTCCGTGAGCGCAAGCCTGATCAGTATGTCGTCATGGTGAAACACGACGGCTATACGCCTCGGACCGAGCCCGCGAGCGGCTATGCGGGCAAACGCGAAGCGAAGATCGATGAATTGCGCTTCATTCCCGTCCCGAACGCCAACACGCGTGTCGAGGGCGTCGTCGCAGGCCAGTATCAGTTCGCCGATCAGCTCCCCGTCGAGAGCAACAAAAGGGTATCCTCGGCCTCAGGTGTGACAGCCGTGGTGACCATGCCGTATGGCTTCCCCTATGTTCCGGTGAACACCAAGCAGGGACCGATGGCGGATCCGAAGATCCGTCAGGCGTTCCAGATGGCATTGAATGCGGAGGAGCTTCTGCTCGCGGGCTTCGGTGATCCGAAATTCTATCAGGTTGCCGGAGAGCACTTCCCGAAAGGATCTCCCTTCTACTCCACAGGCGGCACCGACAAATACAACAAAGGCGATGCCGAGAGCGCCAAGAAGCTGTTGGCGGAAGCCAAATACGACGGCACTCCCATTCGGATCCTCAACTCCAAGCAGTACGACTTCCATAATCGCATTGCGCTGGTGCTGGCCGAGGAGTTGAAGGCGGCCGGCTTCAACGTCTCGCTTGACGTGGTCGATTGGGCGACCCTGATCCAGCGACGCGGCGACCCTGCACTCTGGGACGTTTATATTACCCACTCCGCATTCCTGCCGGAACCCATGCTGTCGCCGCCGCAGCTCGGCGACGGCGCGCCGGGATGGTGGCAGACGCCCGCCAAGGAGGCCGCCCTTGCAGCCTTCAACAGCGAGCCGGACCCGGCAAAGCGCGGTGCTCTCTGGGGCAAGGTCCAGCAGGTCGTCTATGACGAAGTTCCGTATATCCGCGTCGGCAACTTCGCGGCGCTGAGCGGCGTATCGGCGAAGATGAAGGGCTACACGCCGATGCCATGGCCAGCATTCTGGAACGTCGAGCTCGCCAAGTAA
- a CDS encoding LysR family transcriptional regulator ArgP — MLDYAHLSALAAVLRTGSFERAAHHLNVTPSAISQRVKLLEERLGVVLVVRGQPCTATEVGQRLCQHVEQVAMLESSLHESLPGLGGASRPVTLRIAVNADSLATWFIPAMARTEGYLFDLVLDDQDHSAEWLRRGEVAAAVTAHSTPVQGCDCHPLGALRYIATASPGYCSRWFADGVSELAAARAPCLTFNQKDRLQAEWLRQVFGTDLHPPLHWLPSSQAFVDAALAGIGWGMNPEPLVVDHLRTGRLVALRPDQPLDVPLFWQPSRIVSSVLAPLTRAVMREARHFCRELEA; from the coding sequence ATGCTCGATTATGCGCATCTCTCCGCCCTCGCGGCGGTCCTCCGGACCGGGAGCTTCGAGCGGGCCGCGCACCACCTCAATGTCACGCCCTCAGCCATCTCGCAGAGGGTCAAACTGCTTGAGGAGCGGCTCGGGGTCGTGCTCGTGGTCCGGGGTCAGCCCTGCACGGCGACCGAGGTCGGCCAGCGCCTGTGCCAGCATGTCGAGCAGGTCGCGATGCTTGAGAGTTCCCTGCACGAGAGCCTCCCAGGCCTTGGAGGCGCAAGCCGGCCGGTAACCCTGCGGATTGCCGTCAATGCCGACAGTCTCGCGACCTGGTTCATCCCAGCGATGGCAAGGACAGAGGGATACCTGTTCGATCTCGTATTGGATGATCAGGACCATAGTGCGGAATGGCTGCGACGCGGCGAGGTGGCGGCGGCCGTGACGGCCCACAGCACGCCCGTCCAGGGCTGCGACTGTCATCCCCTCGGAGCCCTGCGCTATATTGCGACCGCGAGCCCAGGCTATTGCTCCCGGTGGTTTGCCGATGGAGTCAGTGAACTCGCGGCTGCACGCGCCCCTTGTTTGACCTTCAATCAGAAGGACCGGCTCCAGGCAGAATGGCTGCGGCAGGTGTTCGGAACCGACCTTCATCCCCCGCTTCACTGGCTTCCCTCCTCCCAGGCCTTCGTGGACGCGGCCCTGGCCGGAATCGGCTGGGGCATGAACCCGGAACCGCTCGTGGTAGACCACCTTCGCACCGGGAGGCTGGTTGCGCTCAGGCCGGATCAACCTTTGGATGTTCCCTTATTCTGGCAGCCGAGCCGGATCGTGAGCTCTGTGCTGGCCCCTTTGACCCGCGCGGTCATGCGCGAAGCCAGGCACTTCTGTCGCGAACTCGAAGCATAG
- a CDS encoding ABC transporter ATP-binding protein, with protein MAGDRRVSGSPLLAVEGLTKHFGRAPHLVRAVEDVSFHVAPGEVLGLVGESGSGKSTIGRLVLRLIDPTSGAIKFRGEDISTYPERQLRSLRRNAQMVFQDPYASLNPRLRVRDIIGEAIDAHRLATGVRRTERIGELLEIVGLPAAHMSRFPHEFSGGQRQRIGIARALAVEPKLIVADEPVSALDVSVQAQVINLMQDLRQRFDLAMLFISHDLDVVELMCDRIAVLYLGRIMEIGSAADVSMRPRHPYTRALLAASPKADRDAPKIRGVLRGDIPSPMDPPSGCVFRTRCPMATEECARVRPNLRQAGGGHEFACHYDLANDERPGAA; from the coding sequence ATGGCGGGAGATCGCCGCGTGAGTGGGTCGCCGCTTCTGGCCGTCGAGGGCCTGACGAAACATTTCGGGCGAGCCCCTCATCTCGTCCGCGCGGTCGAGGATGTCAGCTTCCATGTGGCTCCAGGCGAAGTGCTAGGCCTGGTCGGCGAGTCCGGTTCGGGCAAGAGCACGATCGGCCGCCTGGTCCTAAGGCTTATCGACCCGACGTCGGGCGCAATCAAGTTCAGGGGCGAGGACATCTCCACCTATCCCGAACGGCAACTGAGATCGCTGCGCCGCAACGCCCAGATGGTCTTCCAGGACCCTTATGCGAGCCTGAACCCGCGATTGCGCGTCCGTGACATCATCGGCGAGGCCATTGATGCCCACCGCCTTGCCACCGGCGTTCGACGCACCGAGCGGATTGGAGAGCTTTTGGAGATCGTCGGCCTGCCCGCAGCACACATGTCGCGTTTCCCGCATGAGTTCTCGGGAGGGCAACGCCAACGTATCGGAATTGCCCGTGCTTTGGCCGTGGAGCCGAAGCTGATCGTGGCTGACGAGCCGGTTTCCGCGCTCGACGTGTCCGTTCAGGCTCAGGTGATCAATCTGATGCAGGACCTGCGGCAGCGTTTCGACCTGGCGATGCTGTTCATTTCCCATGACCTGGATGTTGTCGAGTTGATGTGCGACCGCATCGCGGTGCTGTATCTCGGGCGCATCATGGAGATCGGGTCCGCGGCGGACGTGTCTATGCGACCGCGCCATCCCTATACGCGCGCGCTGCTCGCCGCTTCGCCGAAGGCCGATCGGGACGCACCGAAGATCCGCGGGGTGCTCAGAGGCGATATTCCGTCTCCGATGGATCCCCCCTCCGGCTGCGTGTTCCGCACCAGATGCCCGATGGCGACCGAGGAGTGCGCGCGCGTTCGGCCGAACTTGCGTCAGGCAGGAGGCGGCCATGAATTTGCCTGCCATTATGACCTTGCAAATGATGAAAGGCCCGGTGCGGCATAA